The window TTTATCACGTGAATCTGGACGTGGCCTTAGAGTCATACTTGACGGCTTACAGAAGCACATGGGCGCCTTGACGGTTTTAAAGATGCCCACAGAACATTGGGATGCCTTAATCTGTCATATTGTGACAGGTAAATTTGACAATGTGACTAGAAGAGCTTGGGATTCCAAAACCTTTATTGAAGAACTCCCTACTTACAAGGAACTTATAGACTTTTTAAAAGACAGATGCCGAATTTTAGAGTCTTTCGAAAACAGCTCTTTAAGAAACGCTTCAAACAAAATCGAAAGGCCTCGCCAATCACACCCCAACTTTCATAAAAATACTTCTCAATCCTTTGTCGCTACTAacagtaataaaaaatgcacGTTTTGTCAAAAAGAACATCTCATCTACACATGTCCtcagtttttacaaatttctgctattgaaaaattaaataatgctaaaCAAATGAAGTTATGTATTAACTGCCTTTCTATAGGCCACGCAACTAAAAACTGTAGGTCGTCTGGATGtagaaaatgtggaaaattccaTCATACCCTTCTACATTTCAACAAAACCGATTCTGGGACTGTACAAACCAATAATAACAACACATCTACCTCTTCTTATTCCAACAGCACTGAGACTGACTTGAAAGACGTAGCCACAACCTCTTTGTCTACACATGTGATGCACACTCCTCTTATATACTCACCTTGTAGTTTAGTggtaaatgaaaaacttaatttaaacacTGTATTATTATCCACTGCTATCATCAAAGTTTTTGACACTACAGATAAGTCACACTTGTGTAGAGTACTCCTAGACAGTGGAAGCCAATCCAATTTCATTTCAGAAAGACTTTGCAACTTGTTACAACTtcctattgaaaatattaaacattctaTCACTGGTATCAGTCAGAAAATTGAAACCATAAATTCTAGAGTTTTTGCTAAAGTCCAATCCAATTTTTCTAACTTTGAGGCGAACATATCGTGTCTTGTACTTAAATCTATAACTGGAAATATTCCAGCTATATCCTTTGACTCCAGTTTATTACATATTCCCAAAAATATTGCATTGGCTGACCCCGATTTCAGCTCTGCAAAACCTATTGACTTACTGCTCGGAGCAGACATTTTCTGGGAACTGATCCATATTGGTCAAATAAAATTGGGTCGAGGACTTCCAATTTTGCAAAAGACACATTTTGGATGGATTATTTCTGGTCCTTTACAAACTAATCTTAGTTCAAGCCTTTGCTCAAAGACACAGTGCTTTTTTACAACTTCAATTGACAATCAGCTAACTAAATTTTGGGAGGTAGAGGAATTtcctaaaactaaatacttATCACCAGAGGAAACCTTTTGCGAGGAACATTTCTCTCAGCACACTTTTAGAGCCCCTGATGGTAAATTTGTAGTACATCTTCCTCTTAAGGACTCCATTGATCGTCTTGGGGACTCGAAGTTGACAGCTACAAGtcgttttttaaatcttgaaggGAAACTGAATAAAAGCCCTGATTTAAAACGTACTTATCAAGATTTTATAACAGAATATGAAAAACTCGGTCACATGACCCTATCTAAGAATCAAAATGATACTTCTGGGTATTTTTTACCGCACCACTGTGTGCTTAAATTAAGCTCCACTACAACTAAACTACGGGTCGTTTTCGATGCTTCCTGTAAATCTGACTCAGGTTTTTCTTTAAACGATTTACTTATGGTCGGACCTAATGTCCAAAACAGTCTTTTTTCAATTCTCTTACGGTATCGTATACATCCTGTAGTTCTCAGTGGTgacattgaaaaaatgtatcGACAGGTCTATGTAGCCCCTGAATATCGTAAACTTCAGAGAATTCTTTGGCGTGCTAATATTAATGAGCCGATTTTAACTTACGATTTGTCCACCGTTACATACGGTACAGCCTCTGCTGCATTTCTGGCTACTAGATCTTTGCAGGAAGTAGGTAAAATACATGCTAAAGACTGTCCAAAGATTTCTAACATAATACAACGTGATTTTTACGTTGATGACCTTTTAACCGGCGCACAAACAGTCGATGAACTTAGACAAATTAAAGAAGACATCCATGATCTTCTTATGAAGTATGGATTTCCACTTAGAAAATGGGCTTCAAATGAGCCAACCTTAACTTCTGATTCCTCAATACATTCGATTTCTTTTGATACAGATATTGCTTCTAAAACCTTGGGCCTTTTATGGAATCACATTTCTGACACGCTAGAATATAAAATAGGTCCTATTGAATCTAGCACTCGCGTAACAAAACGTAcaattttatcttcaatttctCAGATTTTTGACCCTCTTGGTCTACTTTCTCCTGTCACAATCTCGGCAAAAATCATCTTGCAACAGCTGTGGAAGCTTAAAATATCATGGGATGAATCGATTCCAATGGATCTTTTTACAATCTGGTCATCTTACAGGACACAACTTGTGGAAttgaataatcttaaaataccAAGACTAACTCTTTGCGGTAATCCTATTGAGCTGCAATTACATGGCTTCTCTGATGCTGCGGAGCCAGGTTATGGTGCCTGCGTGTACCTTTGTTCAAAGGATTCGTTAGGCAATTCTTCGTCTAAACTACTCTGTGCAAAAACTAGAGTCTCTCCACTTAAAGAATTGACTATTCCTAGGCTCGAGCTTTGTGCAGCATTACTCTTAGCAGAACTAGCTAAAACTGTGTTAGCTTCAATACCCTCTACTTTGGACTCTAAGCACTACTGGTGTGACTCTACAATAGTACTTGCCTGGATTAGATCATCTCCTCATCGTCTAAAgacatttattgctaatcgaatAGCTCAAATTCAATCCATAACTAATATTGATGAATGGAGATATATTAGAACCGCAGACAATCCAGCTGATCTACTTACTAGAGGAATTCCACCTTTAAGCTTGTTAAATTCGACTTTATGGTTTCATGGACCTCCTTGGCTGACTGAAGATGAGTGGCCAACCGACATAGTAGATTTATCAAATATTGATACTCCTGAATTACGAAATGTCACTTCTTTTCATGTGTCCATCGAAAAACATACCAATAATGACTTACTTActttaattgacaaattttctaATCTAACTAAACTGGTTCGTACTTTTGCCTTTGTGCTACGCTTTAAAAACatccttaaattaaaatctaaatctgacttttttaatagagaGCTTTCAACTCTGGAAATTGAGAATTCTTTGCATACACTTGTCAGCTTGGTACAAGCTTCAACATTTTCTGAAGAATTTAAAGCACTGAAGAATAATAATAAGGTCTCTAATAAATCCAAACTCCTTACCTTGAATCCCTTCTTTGACCACACTCTTAATCTTATTCGAGTTGGGGGTCGTTTGCAACAATCTGATTATGAATATCAAAAGAAACACCCTATAGTTTTACCCCCTAAACATAGACTTTCACTTTTGATCGCACATTCTGAACATATTAAGCTACTTCATGCTGGTCCACAACTTACATTGGCATCACTTCGTGAAAGCTTCTGGCCAATCAATGGCAGgaacttaattaaaaaggttTACCATGACTGTTTAACTTGTTTTCGCTTTGTTGCAAAATCGACAAAGTACCTTATGGGTAATTTACCCAAGACACGAATTACACCCTCTAGACCCTTTTCTGTGTCCGGTGTTGACTACGCAGGGCCCTTCTCCCTTAGGGATCGCAAAGGACGTAATTTTAGAACTAACAAGGCATACATAGCATTGTTTGTGTGTTTTGCTACCAAGGCTATTCACCTAGAGCTAGTAAGTGATCTTATTAGCGAATGTTTCTTAGCCGCTTTGTACAGATTCATGTCACGAAGAGGCAAGTGCATACAAATTTATTCTGATCAAGGGACAACATTCGTGGGtgcattaaatgaattaaatgcgTTTCTCAAAGAACACTCTTCTACTATTTCGGATAAATTAGCAAATCAAGGTATACAATGGAATTTTATACCGCCTCGCGCTCCACACTTTGGTGGGCTTTGGGAGTCCAGCGTTAAATCGGTAAAGTTTCATCTTAAGCGTGTAGTTGGTAGTTTATCATTAacttttgaagatttttctacAATAATAACTCAAATAGAAGCCTGTTTAAACTCCAGACCCTTATGTCCTCTTTCTGATAATCCGAATGATCCAAATCCTCTCACTCCTGCGCACTTTCTTATTGGTGAACCATTGACGACGTGCCCACAAGTTGATCTACTGGGAGTAGCAGAGAACAGACTATCAAAATACCAACATAGACAACAAATGGTGCAACATTTTTGGTCTCGTTGGGTCAAGGAATGCATTGCAGAACTCCAGATACGTACGAAATGGAAGCAGAATTACCCGCAGCTCCTGAAACTAGGCGTTCTTGTGCTCATCATGGAGGATGGATTACCACCATTAAAATGGCGAACTGGCCGAGTGGTACAAATATTTCCTGGAGGAGATGGTATTGTCCGAACAGTATTAGTGAGGACTGCTGCTGGCGAGTATAAGCGTCCAGTTACGAAGATTGCTGTCCTGcctatttatgatttttaaagccTGGAGGCTTTCAAGGGGGGCGATATGTCTGGTTGTCTGGTCGacagttatttttgtaaacgcTTGGCAATACCGCATCCCTTCCATATCACGACGTCACCATGCGCGAGGAGAGCGCCGCGCGAGGTGTAGAAGTGGGAACGACGGACTCTCTCGTTTTTGACTTTCTGACGACGCAAGCAATGGCgtcatactatttaatttaataatttatactgtaCTTATTACTgtgtttggcaaataaatgttgttttttaattaacgtgaaATGCAAATAATCTGAACGCCACACACTACAAAGAATAtacgtaaaaaatattgtaacgatattgctAACACCGGAATATCACCTGTTCTTCTTCCGGAATCATCTCAGTGACATAAGCGGCCACTTTGCACGATATTTCTGGAGACAAGTAGAAGGTTCGCGAATGTTTCGGAACAATGTTCTAGCTGGTAAATAAGAAGCTCTCGAATCAGTGAAGCAATTATTGATTAGAGAGACGAGGAGAGAACAGGCACCAGGATCGGAAGTTGGAGTGATGTTAAAGGAAATGTAGCAAAGCAGGTCACATAAAAAGACACTGTTTAAAAGACGCTAGTTCCACTATCGCTAAACTAAGGAAGGTTGATAAGAAGGGGCAATCGGCGATCTGTATTCAGTAAACCGTATCAAGAAAATCCTTTTTAGAGAAATGCAAGCATTGTCAGCGGGCAGAATAGAATAATGCTCAATTGTTAGGAACCACCATGGTCGATTAAACTTGGAAAAATGAGTACCTTATATGAGATCAAGAGAAAGATCACAATATCCAGATAGTCTTAACCTGGATAAGAGAAGCGAAGGAGTTACCAAATACTCTCCCAGTGTCAAGTCATATTGGGCACAATGGAACTACCTAATTTTGGAAGGTGGAAAATAGTTAACCACGATTGACAATCGTTCTGTCTAAATATCAGACTTCGGAGTTGTTAGAGGAAATCCATGACGGTGTGCCGTCAGTATAACGTGGGAATTCCTTTTGAAAGGATTGCTATTGATGTTTTCGGTCCGTTTGATCAACCAGAGTCGGCTTTGGTATTCGATTAATTCATACTCCATGATTCTAAGGGCCAAAAGAGTCGGCAGGGCATGATCTGTGAAATTCAGTAAGATCTATTTATGCTGTAGCTGAGTATTGCTCTCTCTGGCACATTGTGTGACTAAGGACTTACAAATATCTGGAGGAGtatctaagattttttttttaaagttaaagagCTGCATCGATCTAACTCCAGAGTGGGGCTGCATAGCTGCTTACCAAAAAGGCGTCACATCAGAAACCAAGCTATAAGGATGTTTGGGATGCTTTATGTTCTCTAAAGAAGGAGTTGCTGGCCAAGGACTTAAGAAGCCTGGCAACTCCCAAGATAGCATGCGAACTCGACAATCTGGATTGAAAGATGATTAACAGCACATTAGAAATGGTCTTCGGCTCACTACACATCCAAATTCTGATGTGCTGTTATACTTTTTAAGTTCTCTGGAGAATAGCGTGGGTTGCTTGTTCTACGAGAGGTCCTGTTGCACGAGGGTAACCTTATTCCTATATCGATTTATAGTTATCTTCTCTTGATTAGTGTAATAGTATAGTTAGTGCATACTAACCACTAAATAAATAGACAACACTTTGACATAACATTTTGATAATTTGGCTGGTGGTTTCATAAGttagttttttcaaataaattctaaatagcTTATtagaaagtaataaaatttggtatggtGACTTATATTACTCGCAGCTTAAAAAAGTCCAAttcagtttttctttaaaatatacaggAGAGCCAACATTTGaaagtattataatttatatgggATTTTCTATGGCCAGCTTGGCgatgcaccacccggtatataaaatacatatttttatacttattgAGGTTctgaaatttaatataaagtcTGATTTTTACTTGTCATTTTTGATTACTAGTCTTTTTATAAGAACACAAACTTATATTCTTGACGCGTTAAAGGAGGtggtattttaattatttttttaaaattttaattttaacaaagtcattcttaaaataatttctaaaaaaataaaaccatttttcacCCTTTATATAGCGCCAACACCCTTAAAAACTTAATGGAAAATGaaactttttcatctttttcagTTCCTTAAACATTTAGTAACtttcatgaaaattattttatctcttaAGTAAACGGTTTTCTAGATAATGACCTTTTTAACTTTATCACTAAAAAActagatttaaagttttaagaatttacaagaatattttagaagttaCGAGTACCAAAGTATATAAACGTTTTTGGTATGGGTGTcattaaagtgttttttatcTTGGTGGGTGTTTAGTGTGGAAAATAAAAAGAGGTTTGAAGGAAAATTTTCGTTTAACATTATTTGACTGTCTTCTTGATATATTTGGTTaagttcaaaattaaatgcGCATAAATGAGacttctttattataaaaaaaaattaaataaatgtaaattataatttgttttcctTTCCTTAAAATCCATCAAGATCTCACCTTCCCATTAATCTTCCATTTTTCCCTTCTTTGTTTACAAGATTGCTCCAgatttcagttaattttttgtaacaaatccttttacttgcacttatattaattttctcgaattaaatttgttaaaattacaaaaaaaataagttttttctttaaaagatccGTGGACGATATTTTTACTTGTGTCCCAATGGATAAGATTCGAAGGGTTTTAAACACATTAAACAGTTTTCATCATAAATTACAGTTTGCcattgaaaataacaaaatatcattTCTAAATGATTTACCCATAAGTacgaaattaaattataaataaaaactgtttaatttaaCATACCAACGTCTTATGACAGATTATTTAACTACAAGCAGAGGAACCTCtttcaaatcaataaaattaataattaaactacTTAATATATTCGGtcatcaaaaaaaattcaatacgtTAAAAATTTGTCTGAAAGATTAGCCGGTACTTTGAATATTGAGCTTTCCAAAATCgcgtttaaatttgaaaatatagtAAAACAACTATACAGTAGATAAAAATCGTCGACCCTCAAAGAACTACAAAGTGCTATTACCCACAAAATCCCATGCCCTGATTGTTAGGGTGTCTATACAGGATGTTATATAACAACTAAATTGCAGTTTTATTTGGCCCCATATCCaaataaaagaactaaaaaaaattaactgggTCGCTTTAATaacctattaaataaatttataagcATAGTTCTCTAGATATATCATCCTATGACATTTTTGTGATATTTCTTTCAAAAGTTTTATGCTTAAGTCATCATAAtcattatgtatttatttttagttaggCCAACATTTAATATCTCAGAGGCAggtctagaaaaaaaaactataatatagtAGAATTTGAGATATTGAGTAAgtcattttggaaaaattatatacaaagaTATCCACATTGATGATTCTTTCatagtaatatttatttgacttggattctaatttaattaaaccgccattaaaaaatctttaaaaaaatttgttaagcCAGTTAAACCTTCTAAAAATGCTTGGAAGGAATTTACATAACCCGGATAACTGTTTGCCTTTTTTTTAACCTACGTTACATcgaagaaataaatatttctgtaCTTACTTTTCCAATAGATCATTTctgctttatttataaaaataatttttgtgttcTGCATTGGTCATAAATCCAATATGTACTACTCGTAATTTGGTTCCTACCATTGCtggtacatttttattttattggttttctCTGGATAGAGTCTAATACAAATGCAGAACATTAGGTCTATTAATTTTgtcatttgtaatatttttttaaaaaacgaatatgtattttataaataattgctAAAAGGACAACTAGAACTCTAGTATATACTCTAGTCTTCAAAGAATAATAACTTACACGTagaatttatattaagttttttttgtaaaatagtaatacaggttggggaatcgatcattacGAATAGAGAGATGCTTATAGGCAAATTATGGCAATGCGCACGCATGTATTTCGTGCGCTCTACTACTCGCCTGCTACGTCGTTGTTTTTTTAGTACGACGACACACAGGAAGTTTAAAGTACCATCAACAAAAAATGTCCCTACAATATAGTCGCAcaaaatgccagcccaaacattgaATTTTTCAGGATACTTATAAAGTACGAAATTAAAAACTGTGTTCATTTTCTTGAGACCAATATTGATCAATGGACGGATTGTGTTccccaaatttttatttttattcgtttCTTCCATCATATTTTCACAAAGTTCTATTATTCGCCACTGATTTTCGAGAAATATGTCTTCTCTTAGTTCTAAAAATAGTTCTTCTCCAACATTTATATCTGATCATGCTGAATCTTTAGAAGAGAACTTTTAGGGTACTCCAAACCATATCTTCCAATCTCTTGCTACTAGACCCTTTCGTTAGAAAGCTCTTGCACTTTAGTGTagcatttacaattttgaaGACAAATGGGTGTTTAAAAATTCGAAACCAcatttaaagatgttttttgcaaagaataagtctattttcaaatgcaattaaaaaaaaattcctacattgcactgccgaattgcctccattaAAGCGTTTAGTAATTTGAATTCTTTTGGAAGAAGTATAAACAGTCTTAAgttgagaaaaattaatagCGCTTTAAAATTCAGCAGTGCAGCGTGCAGTCACATAGCAAAATGAGGCATGCCGACATTATTAATGTTactctgtaaaaaaattaaaacaacaaacacCGATAAGACTACTGAAGGCAGACGCTCAGCGAAGAGAGGAAGCGGTGTTACCATTATTTTGGACAATGGTTATTcttcaattccccaacctgtataacTTTTATCAGCATGTCAAAAAGAACCAAGAGATGTAAAAAAGGatattagaaaacaaaaataaaaagtacgaatcataaatattatttaatttttattcattt of the Anthonomus grandis grandis chromosome 3, icAntGran1.3, whole genome shotgun sequence genome contains:
- the LOC126734285 gene encoding uncharacterized protein LOC126734285; this encodes MADARNKRKATKAALTRFENYFQAIKSNINLSQTDLVELKMRAQKADQLLEDFNAAQLKIAATETDIDFDEHDSESEQFENKFYRITSEASKFLIDQMQPQVLTPNVETNLASNSNDDLANIRLPPINLPTFDGSYDQWLFFRDTFNSLIHSNFKLTPAKKFHYLRLSLKGVAAETISSLEISDANYDVAWNILNERFENKQILVSNHVTAIFNLPSLSRESGRGLRVILDGLQKHMGALTVLKMPTEHWDALICHIVTGKFDNVTRRAWDSKTFIEELPTYKELIDFLKDRCRILESFENSSLRNASNKIERPRQSHPNFHKNTSQSFVATNSNKKCTFCQKEHLIYTCPQFLQISAIEKLNNAKQMKLCINCLSIGHATKNCRSSGCRKCGKFHHTLLHFNKTDSGTVQTNNNNTSTSSYSNSTETDLKDVATTSLSTHVMHTPLIYSPCSLVVNEKLNLNTVLLSTAIIKVFDTTDKSHLCRVLLDSGSQSNFISERLCNLLQLPIENIKHSITGISQKIETINSRVFAKVQSNFSNFEANISCLVLKSITGNIPAISFDSSLLHIPKNIALADPDFSSAKPIDLLLGADIFWELIHIGQIKLGRGLPILQKTHFGWIISGPLQTNLSSSLCSKTQCFFTTSIDNQLTKFWEVEEFPKTKYLSPEETFCEEHFSQHTFRAPDGKFVVHLPLKDSIDRLGDSKLTATSRFLNLEGKLNKSPDLKRTYQDFITEYEKLGHMTLSKNQNDTSGYFLPHHCVLKLSSTTTKLRVVFDASCKSDSGFSLNDLLMVGPNVQNSLFSILLRYRIHPVVLSGDIEKMYRQVYVAPEYRKLQRILWRANINEPILTYDLSTVTYGTASAAFLATRSLQEVGKIHAKDCPKISNIIQRDFYVDDLLTGAQTVDELRQIKEDIHDLLMKYGFPLRKWASNEPTLTSDSSIHSISFDTDIASKTLGLLWNHISDTLEYKIGPIESSTRVTKRTILSSISQIFDPLGLLSPVTISAKIILQQLWKLKISWDESIPMDLFTIWSSYRTQLVELNNLKIPRLTLCGNPIELQLHGFSDAAEPGYGACVYLCSKDSLGNSSSKLLCAKTRVSPLKELTIPRLELCAALLLAELAKTVLASIPSTLDSKHYWCDSTIVLAWIRSSPHRLKTFIANRIAQIQSITNIDEWRYIRTADNPADLLTRGIPPLSLLNSTLWFHGPPWLTEDEWPTDIVDLSNIDTPELRNVTSFHVSIEKHTNNDLLTLIDKFSNLTKLVRTFAFVLRFKNILKLKSKSDFFNRELSTLEIENSLHTLVSLVQASTFSEEFKALKNNNKVSNKSKLLTLNPFFDHTLNLIRVGGRLQQSDYEYQKKHPIVLPPKHRLSLLIAHSEHIKLLHAGPQLTLASLRESFWPINGRNLIKKVYHDCLTCFRFVAKSTKYLMGNLPKTRITPSRPFSVSGVDYAGPFSLRDRKGRNFRTNKAYIALFVCFATKAIHLELVSDLISECFLAALYRFMSRRGKCIQIYSDQGTTFVGALNELNAFLKEHSSTISDKLANQGIQWNFIPPRAPHFGGLWESSVKSVKFHLKRVVGSLSLTFEDFSTIITQIEACLNSRPLCPLSDNPNDPNPLTPAHFLIGEPLTTCPQVDLLGVAENRLSKYQHRQQMVQHFWSRWVKECIAELQIRTKWKQNYPQLLKLGVLVLIMEDGLPPLKWRTGRVVQIFPGGDGIVRTVLVRTAAGEYKRPVTKIAVLPIYDF